Proteins from a single region of Esox lucius isolate fEsoLuc1 chromosome 13, fEsoLuc1.pri, whole genome shotgun sequence:
- the zgc:158260 gene encoding protein FAM47E isoform X1, translated as MTDKRYKTGLPENRSTLPAYPKPWYTEKVKTECLRDAKKHHLSGALGGRSWRFPNSGLGDFKDRYPTLSGTESCTFPPIFAMSNPTCLSDKKHKRISKEQACFSKQNPRQQSRREHVEAVEQKLKQHPLVMFPHFQQSLSPEQLFDQVLSILEPDMCVNRACTGTTPEKAKHSDDSTEACETSVQESGSEEDAMTVDSSPKNPYKRMQTKQSSERIDQVVNIKRLHSPSQDEDLKKVTKLFCDWDAVLGGGNNLTESTLLDLFVSERKTSLTFPIQAIESKNMPENLHTSVEDLRRASTREALLKDSEPHKNNPGTKRPKYGAWYLDSKTWNKIYADEQLPDPNFIPEDSEFLGQSSEKDKEFKQMYGAQLFKEFIIHKGLRGPRFMSPLFAGEQDHRTRPNAAGSASARKEKVVF; from the exons ATGACAGATAAAAGGTATAAAACTGGACTACCGGAGAACAGATCGACGCTACCTGCCTACCCAAAGCCTTG GTACACGGAAAAGGTGAAGACCGAATGTCTGAGAGACGCCAAGAAGCATCATCTCTCTGGTGCTTTGGGTGGCCGTAGTTGGCGTTTCCCAAATTCAGGACTTGGTGACTTTAAAGATAGGTATCCTACTCTTTCGGGCACCGAGAGCTGCACGTTCCCTCCCATTTTTGCGATGTCAAACCCTACATGTCTCTCTGACAAAAAACATAAGCGCATCTCGAAAGAGCAGGCTTGCTTCTCTAAGCAGAATCCTCGGCAGCAGTCACGTAGGGAGCACGTGGAAGCAGTGGAGCAGAAACTCAAACAGCACCCCTTGGTTATGTTCCCACATTTCCAGCAAAGCCTGTCCCCCGAG CAGTTGTTTGACCAGGTGCTGTCTATCCTGGAGCCGGACATGTGCGTCAACAGAGCTTGTACAGGAACTACACCAGAAAAAGCTAAGCACTCGGATGACAGCACTGAGGCATGTGAAACCAGCGTGCAGGAATCAGGATCAGAGGAAGATGCAAT GACAGTAGATTCCAGCCCCAAGAACCCTTACAAAAGGATGCAAACAAAACAGAGCAGTGAAAGAATAGACCAAGTAGTCAACATCAAAAGGCTGCACTCGCCATCACAAGATGAGGATCTCAAGAAAGTAACAAAGCTTTTCTGTGACTGGGATGCTGTATTG GGAGGAGGAAACAACCTGACTGAATCCACCCTACTGGACTTGTTTGTCAGTGAGAGAAAAACATCCCTGACCTTCCCCATCCAGGCAATTGAGTCTAAGAACATGCCAGAGAACCTCCATACTTCTGTGGAGGACCTGCGCAGAGCCAGCACCCGTGAGGCACTCTTAAAGGATTCAGAACCACACAAG AACAACCCAGGAACTAAAAGGCCCAAATATGGAGCATGGTACCTGGATTCTAAAACTTGGAATAAAATATATGCGGATGAACAATTACCAGACCCCAATTTCATTCCTGAGGACTCAGAGTTTCTGGGCCAATCAAGTGAAAAG GACAAAGAATTTAAACAGATGTATGGGGCTCAATTATTCAAGGAGTTCATCATCCACAAGGGCCTCAGGGGGCCTAGG TTTATGAGTCCTCTCTTTGCAGGAGAGCAGGATCATCGAACCAGGCCTAATGCAGCAGGGTCTGCCTCAGCTAGGAAGGAGAAAGTGGTCTTTTAG
- the zgc:158260 gene encoding protein FAM47E isoform X2 — protein MTDKRYKTGLPENRSTLPAYPKPWYTEKVKTECLRDAKKHHLSGALGGRSWRFPNSGLGDFKDRYPTLSGTESCTFPPIFAMSNPTCLSDKKHKRISKEQACFSKQNPRQQSRREHVEAVEQKLKQHPLVMFPHFQQSLSPELFDQVLSILEPDMCVNRACTGTTPEKAKHSDDSTEACETSVQESGSEEDAMTVDSSPKNPYKRMQTKQSSERIDQVVNIKRLHSPSQDEDLKKVTKLFCDWDAVLGGGNNLTESTLLDLFVSERKTSLTFPIQAIESKNMPENLHTSVEDLRRASTREALLKDSEPHKNNPGTKRPKYGAWYLDSKTWNKIYADEQLPDPNFIPEDSEFLGQSSEKDKEFKQMYGAQLFKEFIIHKGLRGPRFMSPLFAGEQDHRTRPNAAGSASARKEKVVF, from the exons ATGACAGATAAAAGGTATAAAACTGGACTACCGGAGAACAGATCGACGCTACCTGCCTACCCAAAGCCTTG GTACACGGAAAAGGTGAAGACCGAATGTCTGAGAGACGCCAAGAAGCATCATCTCTCTGGTGCTTTGGGTGGCCGTAGTTGGCGTTTCCCAAATTCAGGACTTGGTGACTTTAAAGATAGGTATCCTACTCTTTCGGGCACCGAGAGCTGCACGTTCCCTCCCATTTTTGCGATGTCAAACCCTACATGTCTCTCTGACAAAAAACATAAGCGCATCTCGAAAGAGCAGGCTTGCTTCTCTAAGCAGAATCCTCGGCAGCAGTCACGTAGGGAGCACGTGGAAGCAGTGGAGCAGAAACTCAAACAGCACCCCTTGGTTATGTTCCCACATTTCCAGCAAAGCCTGTCCCCCGAG TTGTTTGACCAGGTGCTGTCTATCCTGGAGCCGGACATGTGCGTCAACAGAGCTTGTACAGGAACTACACCAGAAAAAGCTAAGCACTCGGATGACAGCACTGAGGCATGTGAAACCAGCGTGCAGGAATCAGGATCAGAGGAAGATGCAAT GACAGTAGATTCCAGCCCCAAGAACCCTTACAAAAGGATGCAAACAAAACAGAGCAGTGAAAGAATAGACCAAGTAGTCAACATCAAAAGGCTGCACTCGCCATCACAAGATGAGGATCTCAAGAAAGTAACAAAGCTTTTCTGTGACTGGGATGCTGTATTG GGAGGAGGAAACAACCTGACTGAATCCACCCTACTGGACTTGTTTGTCAGTGAGAGAAAAACATCCCTGACCTTCCCCATCCAGGCAATTGAGTCTAAGAACATGCCAGAGAACCTCCATACTTCTGTGGAGGACCTGCGCAGAGCCAGCACCCGTGAGGCACTCTTAAAGGATTCAGAACCACACAAG AACAACCCAGGAACTAAAAGGCCCAAATATGGAGCATGGTACCTGGATTCTAAAACTTGGAATAAAATATATGCGGATGAACAATTACCAGACCCCAATTTCATTCCTGAGGACTCAGAGTTTCTGGGCCAATCAAGTGAAAAG GACAAAGAATTTAAACAGATGTATGGGGCTCAATTATTCAAGGAGTTCATCATCCACAAGGGCCTCAGGGGGCCTAGG TTTATGAGTCCTCTCTTTGCAGGAGAGCAGGATCATCGAACCAGGCCTAATGCAGCAGGGTCTGCCTCAGCTAGGAAGGAGAAAGTGGTCTTTTAG